In Microbacterium pumilum, the following proteins share a genomic window:
- a CDS encoding MarR family winged helix-turn-helix transcriptional regulator, with translation MATDVDPAVSVPDSSADRMRVSRLTEDISFLLARSNALSLAAGNAALAEHGLRVRSYSVLALVADEARPSQRDLASFLRLDPSQVVALVDDLERRGLVRREADPTDRRTNVVVATREGRELLNSAQRATREAEMALHQQLTASQRETLSELLRLIAFPS, from the coding sequence ATGGCAACTGATGTGGATCCTGCGGTCAGCGTTCCTGACTCATCAGCTGACCGCATGCGAGTATCGCGTTTGACCGAGGACATCAGTTTTCTGTTGGCCCGGTCGAACGCGTTGTCGCTCGCCGCCGGCAACGCCGCTCTCGCGGAGCACGGTCTGCGCGTGCGCTCCTACTCCGTGCTGGCATTGGTCGCGGACGAGGCTCGCCCGTCGCAGCGCGACCTCGCCTCCTTCCTTCGCCTTGACCCCAGCCAGGTTGTGGCGCTGGTCGATGACCTCGAGCGTCGAGGGCTTGTGCGACGTGAGGCTGATCCGACTGACCGCCGAACGAACGTCGTGGTGGCGACACGTGAGGGTCGCGAACTGCTGAACTCTGCGCAGCGGGCCACACGTGAGGCGGAAATGGCGTTGCACCAGCAGCTCACCGCTTCGCAGCGCGAGACACTGTCGGAGCTGTTGAGGCTGATCGCTTTTCCGTCGTGA
- a CDS encoding multidrug effflux MFS transporter, whose translation MADRGPRASPVSPGLILALGLLAATAPLSLDAYLPALPAIATEFGVSAQQIQLSLTACLLGLGLGQILAGPMGDRWGRRRPMLAGAILYVLSSLACAFAPSAGALIVLRLVQGLSGAVGLVLSRAVVHDLVKGRHATSLYSAMAAVSGAAPIIAPIAGGLIITAAGWRIVFLVLAGLGLVMAAAVYFVIAESHPADKRSSAGVVSVLRTFGALLRDRLFASFATLVMLSSAVLFSYISSAPFVLQTVFGLTQLQFALAFASVGCGFVVVSIVNARLVRRHEPLRVLRAAALVQFVGVVALGALIAARVFTGWTSIPLLIVLLMWSVVPCGAITPIGIGMAMERSGNHAGAASGLLGASMFLVGGLVSPLSGWGNPAVIMAALMVTFSVAITVTTLVLNRRQLPPEP comes from the coding sequence GTGGCAGACCGCGGCCCGCGCGCATCCCCCGTCTCGCCGGGCCTCATCCTCGCGCTGGGCCTGCTCGCCGCGACAGCGCCGCTCAGCTTGGATGCGTACCTGCCCGCGTTGCCGGCGATCGCGACCGAGTTCGGGGTCTCCGCACAGCAGATCCAGCTCAGCCTCACCGCGTGTCTCCTGGGTCTCGGCCTGGGACAGATTCTTGCCGGTCCCATGGGGGACCGGTGGGGGCGGCGACGGCCCATGCTCGCGGGCGCGATCCTGTATGTGCTCTCTTCGCTCGCCTGCGCGTTCGCACCATCTGCCGGCGCGCTGATCGTTCTGCGTCTCGTGCAGGGACTTTCCGGAGCGGTGGGGCTGGTCCTCTCCAGGGCGGTCGTGCACGACCTCGTGAAGGGCCGACACGCGACCTCGCTGTACTCAGCCATGGCCGCCGTCTCGGGCGCGGCACCGATCATCGCGCCGATCGCGGGTGGCCTGATCATCACCGCAGCCGGATGGCGCATCGTGTTCCTCGTGCTCGCCGGCCTCGGACTGGTCATGGCCGCTGCGGTGTACTTCGTTATCGCCGAATCTCATCCGGCCGACAAGCGCAGCTCGGCGGGAGTCGTATCGGTACTTCGCACGTTCGGGGCATTGCTTCGCGACCGGCTCTTCGCCTCGTTCGCCACTCTCGTCATGCTCTCCTCCGCCGTGCTGTTCTCCTACATATCCAGCGCACCATTCGTCCTGCAGACCGTGTTCGGCTTGACCCAGTTGCAGTTCGCGCTGGCGTTTGCATCTGTAGGTTGCGGGTTCGTCGTCGTGAGCATTGTGAACGCCCGTTTGGTTCGGCGTCATGAGCCGCTTCGCGTGCTCCGAGCTGCAGCCCTCGTGCAGTTCGTCGGCGTCGTTGCGCTCGGAGCGCTCATCGCGGCTCGGGTGTTCACGGGGTGGACCTCGATCCCGCTGCTGATCGTGCTGCTGATGTGGTCCGTCGTGCCCTGTGGAGCCATCACGCCCATCGGCATCGGCATGGCGATGGAGAGAAGCGGAAACCATGCGGGCGCCGCATCCGGTCTGCTCGGCGCGAGCATGTTCTTAGTCGGGGGCCTGGTCAGCCCCCTCTCCGGCTGGGGCAATCCAGCTGTGATCATGGCAGCGCTGATGGTGACTTTCAGCGTCGCCATCACGGTGACGACACTCGTACTGAATCGCCGGCAGCTGCCACCTGAGCCATGA
- a CDS encoding ABC transporter ATP-binding protein: MTEAPLLSLRDVSVTLGDREVVRNVNLEIARGESLALVGESGSGKTVTARVITGLIDRVGGRVTNGELLFDGKVLDQDDPGWKALRGKRIALVPQASLSSLDPVVRIGNQIAETIRALDPGANIGTRSRELLDHVHMPRPDAILKSYPHELSGGMRQRVMIALALAGRPELMVADEPTTALDVTVQANILKLLGELRVETGMSLLMIAHDLAVVGMVSERVAVMRNGEILETGATGVVLTRPTQPYTRALLAARPETSEPGTPLAVLDRLTGELRAPAASQAVPTDLRTIVSLTDVSMTFRNAAAPAVASMSLDIRSGDSIGIVGESGSGKTTLGRMIVGALPPTSGTVEVDGRPWTGKLTKSSRRREIQMIFQDPYGSLTPWRTPRETVAEVIRRWNRVSHKQALSAAGDLLDDVGLPLQAMDRRPAGLSGGQCQRVGIARALASEPKLIVADEPTSALDISAQAQILNLLMRLRATHGLSLVLISHDLSVIRHMTDHALVMRNGEVVEAGDAEQLFARPEHPYTRDLMAATPTLANVGG; this comes from the coding sequence ATGACCGAAGCACCACTGCTCTCCCTGCGCGACGTCTCCGTCACCCTGGGTGATCGCGAGGTCGTGCGCAACGTCAACCTCGAGATCGCACGAGGCGAGTCTCTCGCGCTGGTCGGAGAATCCGGCTCCGGCAAGACGGTGACAGCCCGCGTCATCACGGGCCTCATCGACCGCGTCGGCGGACGCGTCACCAACGGCGAGCTTCTCTTCGACGGCAAAGTCCTCGATCAAGACGATCCCGGATGGAAGGCGCTTCGCGGCAAGCGGATCGCGCTGGTACCGCAGGCGTCCCTCTCGAGCCTGGACCCGGTGGTGCGCATCGGCAACCAGATCGCCGAGACCATCCGCGCCCTCGACCCCGGCGCGAACATCGGGACCCGATCTCGTGAACTGCTCGATCACGTCCACATGCCACGACCCGACGCGATCCTGAAGTCGTATCCGCACGAACTGTCCGGTGGAATGCGGCAGCGCGTCATGATCGCCCTTGCGCTCGCGGGTCGCCCCGAACTGATGGTCGCAGATGAACCCACGACCGCTCTCGACGTCACCGTACAGGCGAACATCCTCAAACTGCTCGGCGAACTGCGCGTCGAGACCGGCATGTCACTGCTCATGATCGCTCACGATCTCGCAGTGGTCGGGATGGTCTCAGAACGAGTGGCTGTGATGCGCAACGGCGAGATTCTCGAGACCGGGGCAACGGGAGTCGTGTTGACTCGGCCTACGCAGCCCTACACGCGTGCGCTTCTCGCTGCTCGGCCCGAGACCTCCGAACCGGGCACGCCGCTTGCGGTTCTCGATCGCCTCACCGGCGAACTGCGCGCCCCCGCGGCCTCTCAAGCCGTCCCGACTGACCTCCGCACCATCGTTTCGCTCACGGACGTGTCGATGACATTCCGCAACGCAGCCGCTCCCGCCGTCGCATCGATGTCGCTCGACATCCGCAGCGGCGACTCGATCGGCATCGTCGGAGAGAGCGGCAGCGGCAAGACCACTTTGGGGCGGATGATCGTCGGAGCGCTCCCACCCACGAGCGGCACGGTCGAGGTGGATGGGCGGCCGTGGACCGGAAAGCTCACCAAGAGCTCTCGTCGACGCGAGATCCAAATGATCTTCCAGGATCCCTATGGGTCGCTCACCCCGTGGCGCACGCCACGAGAAACCGTCGCCGAAGTCATCCGGCGGTGGAATCGTGTCTCGCACAAGCAGGCCCTGTCCGCAGCCGGAGACCTCCTGGACGACGTCGGCCTACCGCTTCAGGCGATGGACCGCCGGCCCGCCGGACTCAGTGGTGGGCAGTGTCAGCGGGTGGGCATCGCCCGAGCTCTTGCAAGCGAACCGAAGCTCATTGTGGCCGACGAGCCCACATCTGCACTCGACATCTCCGCGCAGGCGCAGATCCTCAACCTGCTGATGCGGCTCCGGGCAACGCACGGACTGTCGCTCGTGCTCATCTCGCACGATCTCAGTGTCATACGGCACATGACCGATCACGCGCTCGTGATGCGCAACGGCGAGGTCGTCGAGGCCGGGGATGCTGAACAGCTGTTCGCTCGCCCGGAGCATCCGTACACGCGGGACCTGATGGCGGCGACTCCTACACTCGCCAACGTGGGAGGTTGA
- a CDS encoding ABC transporter permease has translation MTGTMPTDDALAPRRPITLGWLRAGVGAPASRIIGASVFALIVLMCIFIPILYPYGPNDFVAPPLQAPSWAHLFGTDSVGRDVFLRTFAGGRVDLAAGAIVTVFAIVVGTFLGTLAGSSRVRWVDSVLMRIVDAVLAFPLVILLLALVVVVGPDTQWGPAPPGLPAAMIALMCVMWSGYARVARGQALALRDSDFVLAGRVAGLSNGRIVIRHIAPGVSRITMALAVSDIVLVVVILASLPFLGAGVQAPAPEWGSIMYEGRAFLRQAWWITICPGAVLAATGLSLSFVADSLLDSRRKK, from the coding sequence ATGACCGGCACCATGCCGACCGACGACGCACTCGCCCCGCGTCGACCCATCACCCTCGGGTGGCTGCGAGCCGGCGTGGGTGCCCCTGCGAGCAGGATCATCGGCGCCAGCGTCTTCGCGCTCATCGTCTTGATGTGCATCTTCATACCGATCCTGTACCCGTACGGACCCAACGACTTCGTCGCGCCGCCGCTTCAAGCTCCGTCCTGGGCGCACCTGTTCGGCACAGACTCGGTCGGTCGTGACGTGTTCCTCCGCACGTTCGCCGGCGGTCGTGTGGACCTCGCCGCGGGCGCGATCGTCACGGTGTTCGCGATTGTCGTCGGCACATTCCTGGGCACGCTCGCCGGCTCCTCGCGAGTACGGTGGGTGGACTCCGTGCTGATGCGTATCGTGGACGCTGTTCTCGCGTTCCCGCTGGTGATCCTGCTTCTCGCCCTGGTCGTCGTGGTCGGTCCCGACACCCAATGGGGACCCGCGCCTCCGGGCCTTCCCGCAGCGATGATCGCGCTGATGTGCGTGATGTGGTCGGGATACGCTCGCGTCGCCCGAGGGCAAGCGCTCGCTCTGCGCGACTCCGACTTCGTGCTCGCCGGCAGAGTGGCAGGTCTGTCGAACGGACGCATCGTCATCCGCCACATCGCACCAGGAGTGAGCCGCATCACCATGGCGCTGGCAGTCAGTGACATCGTGCTGGTGGTCGTGATCCTGGCTTCGCTGCCGTTTCTCGGCGCCGGTGTTCAGGCCCCTGCACCGGAATGGGGAAGCATCATGTACGAGGGCCGAGCCTTCCTCCGTCAGGCCTGGTGGATCACCATCTGCCCCGGCGCAGTTCTCGCCGCAACCGGTCTGTCGCTGAGCTTCGTCGCAGACTCACTGCTCGACTCGAGGAGGAAGAAATGA
- a CDS encoding ABC transporter permease: MTGQALLTIAVVVVLVFLLVRIIPGDPVKVILGIQYTPEAAEVLREQLNLDKSIPEQFVLYVGGLLRGDLGGSTAQPGRSVAEIIAASLPATAAVAISGIVFGVIVGVILGLLAALSKKRGTDLSVRTFSMLTFSVPSFLVALLLILVFSLTLGWLPAGGWPGTWPENIPYLILPAIALSTTMSTLITRTVRQAAIDTQGQQFMEAAFMRGLPGRVLNAKHTLPNSLLPVLTLVGISIGTLLTGAIIVESVFGIPGIGQEMSQAVSRRDYPVVQGIALVSAIAVVISGYLVEIAYTFVDPRARTL, encoded by the coding sequence ATGACGGGTCAGGCCCTACTGACCATCGCCGTGGTCGTTGTGCTCGTGTTCCTGCTCGTGCGCATCATCCCCGGTGACCCGGTCAAAGTGATCCTGGGTATTCAGTACACGCCAGAGGCAGCAGAGGTTCTTCGGGAACAGCTGAACCTCGACAAGTCGATCCCGGAGCAGTTCGTCCTCTATGTGGGGGGACTGCTCCGGGGAGACCTGGGGGGATCCACCGCCCAGCCGGGCAGATCGGTGGCGGAGATCATCGCTGCATCGCTGCCCGCCACCGCAGCGGTGGCGATCAGCGGAATCGTGTTCGGCGTCATCGTCGGAGTGATCCTCGGACTGCTCGCAGCACTCAGCAAGAAGCGCGGCACCGACCTGTCGGTGCGCACATTCAGCATGCTCACCTTCTCGGTGCCCTCGTTCCTCGTCGCGCTGCTCCTGATCCTGGTGTTCTCTCTCACCCTCGGGTGGCTCCCTGCCGGCGGGTGGCCGGGCACCTGGCCGGAGAACATCCCCTATCTGATCCTCCCCGCAATCGCGCTCTCCACCACGATGTCCACTCTCATCACCCGCACCGTGCGGCAGGCCGCGATCGACACACAAGGTCAGCAGTTCATGGAGGCCGCATTCATGCGCGGACTGCCCGGTCGCGTTCTCAACGCAAAGCACACTCTCCCGAACAGCCTGTTGCCGGTCCTGACCCTCGTCGGCATCAGCATCGGCACCTTGCTTACCGGCGCCATCATCGTCGAGTCGGTGTTCGGAATCCCCGGCATCGGACAGGAGATGAGTCAGGCCGTCTCGCGGCGTGATTATCCCGTCGTGCAGGGCATTGCGCTCGTCTCCGCGATCGCCGTCGTCATCAGTGGCTATCTCGTCGAGATCGCCTATACATTCGTCGACCCGAGAGCGAGGACGCTGTGA
- a CDS encoding ABC transporter substrate-binding protein: MTKVSKGVIALAALAASALAITGCAGGGGSSATSSSAAWDGKQIASAVIALPAQTTSFNPTESASATDRVAAALMSSALYLQKEDGTVEPGLADGEAVFNDDLTEATVKLREATFSDGSPITANDVVATIQYEQSVPESVIASTTGKIKTVEAVDDGTVKFTFVSPYPSFEGVAGLLSIYPAAELADPDAYFKAPTVTSGQYTIKSGWASNKLELDANPEFWGGAPAIEHVTFQILADGNSALSQLQSGQVDFAGDLAPSYISQVEDTPGLRVEVSQVFGFFDLRLRNDHAPFDDANVRKAVNAAIDRTAIVSGIWGEYNAPQSGFWPAGMEGNDPDKSVEQDLDGAKELLAGTACESGCTVDMIYSDQDFAFSQQLALMVQEQLGKIGITLNLQNLDGATLIDRLFAGDFDLAPGAMTSGTNTPDQLLNLALNGNGPLSAEFTGYNSDEMNALIETAITNTAEKRTEAVEQIETLFSEDQSLVTIAPWVRGSATKLPEGVFSLVGASAIMATVK; the protein is encoded by the coding sequence ATGACAAAGGTGTCCAAAGGCGTGATCGCCCTCGCTGCGCTGGCAGCCTCGGCGCTCGCCATCACCGGCTGTGCCGGTGGCGGCGGATCGTCCGCCACTTCCAGCTCGGCGGCTTGGGACGGCAAACAGATCGCTTCCGCGGTGATCGCTCTTCCGGCTCAGACCACCAGCTTCAACCCCACGGAGAGTGCCTCCGCAACCGACCGGGTCGCGGCCGCCCTGATGTCCTCCGCGCTCTACCTTCAGAAGGAGGACGGCACCGTCGAGCCGGGCTTGGCGGACGGCGAGGCGGTGTTCAACGACGACCTCACTGAGGCCACTGTGAAGCTGAGGGAGGCCACGTTCTCCGACGGCTCCCCGATCACCGCGAATGATGTCGTCGCCACGATCCAATACGAGCAATCGGTCCCGGAAAGCGTCATCGCTTCCACGACCGGGAAGATCAAGACGGTCGAAGCGGTCGACGACGGCACGGTGAAGTTCACGTTCGTCTCTCCGTACCCCTCGTTCGAGGGTGTCGCCGGCCTGCTGTCGATCTACCCCGCGGCCGAGCTGGCAGATCCTGATGCGTACTTCAAGGCGCCGACCGTCACCTCCGGGCAGTACACGATCAAGTCTGGATGGGCATCGAACAAGCTCGAACTCGACGCCAATCCTGAATTCTGGGGCGGTGCACCGGCAATCGAGCACGTCACGTTCCAGATCCTTGCCGACGGCAACTCGGCGCTGAGCCAGCTGCAGTCGGGCCAGGTGGATTTCGCGGGTGACCTCGCACCGAGCTACATCAGCCAGGTGGAGGACACACCGGGCCTGCGCGTCGAGGTGAGTCAGGTCTTCGGATTCTTCGACCTGCGCCTGCGTAACGATCACGCACCGTTCGACGATGCGAATGTGAGGAAGGCCGTGAATGCGGCCATCGACCGCACGGCAATCGTCAGCGGGATCTGGGGCGAATACAACGCCCCGCAGTCCGGATTCTGGCCAGCGGGAATGGAGGGCAATGACCCTGACAAGAGCGTGGAACAGGATCTCGACGGCGCCAAGGAGCTGCTGGCGGGCACGGCTTGCGAGTCCGGCTGCACCGTGGACATGATCTACTCCGACCAGGACTTCGCATTCTCGCAGCAGCTCGCACTCATGGTGCAGGAGCAGCTCGGAAAGATCGGCATCACCCTCAATCTCCAGAACCTGGACGGGGCAACGCTCATCGACCGGCTGTTCGCAGGCGACTTCGACCTGGCGCCTGGGGCCATGACCAGTGGAACCAATACCCCGGATCAGCTGCTGAACCTGGCACTGAACGGGAACGGTCCACTCAGCGCGGAATTCACCGGTTACAACTCGGATGAGATGAACGCGCTCATCGAGACGGCGATCACGAACACTGCGGAAAAGCGCACCGAGGCCGTCGAGCAGATCGAGACGCTCTTCTCCGAGGATCAGTCGTTGGTCACCATCGCACCGTGGGTGCGTGGCAGCGCGACGAAGCTCCCCGAAGGCGTGTTCTCGCTCGTCGGAGCCTCGGCAATCATGGCGACGGTGAAGTGA
- a CDS encoding VOC family protein codes for MSVPITVTRLDHIGVMVADIEAVVSWYTDSLGFEVLDRWVNADAQMAWAHLELHGFRIEFVERQGLMTPDPTAAGYHHIALVVPDCAQAVDALVRAGASVVFPPSYFDRHDMDWSFVQDPFGNILELVSYRSPHTPQRP; via the coding sequence ATGAGCGTCCCGATCACCGTCACCCGACTCGACCACATCGGTGTGATGGTCGCCGACATCGAAGCAGTCGTCAGCTGGTACACGGACAGCCTCGGATTCGAAGTGCTCGATCGGTGGGTCAATGCCGATGCCCAGATGGCGTGGGCGCACCTCGAGCTCCATGGCTTCCGAATCGAGTTCGTCGAGCGTCAAGGGCTGATGACGCCGGACCCGACCGCTGCCGGATATCACCACATCGCGCTGGTCGTGCCGGATTGCGCACAGGCGGTCGATGCGCTCGTCCGCGCAGGTGCATCCGTGGTCTTTCCGCCCTCCTACTTCGACCGGCACGACATGGACTGGTCGTTCGTACAGGACCCGTTCGGCAACATCCTCGAGCTGGTCTCGTATCGGAGCCCGCACACCCCCCAACGTCCCTGA